A part of Bosea sp. (in: a-proteobacteria) genomic DNA contains:
- the pyrF gene encoding orotidine-5'-phosphate decarboxylase: MAVVKDLRDRMIVALDVPTLREAHDIVDRLGDVASFYKIGYRLAFAGGFGLAEELVREGKKVFLDLKLHDIGNTVREGVESLSRLNLSFLTVHAYPQTMRGAVEGRQDKALRLLAVTALTSYDDGDLHDAGYRMAVRDLVRVRAQQAAITGIDGIVCSAAEAQIVREAIRPQMVIVTPGIRPAGADSGDQKRTLTPTEALRAGVDHMVIGRPIIRAADPRAAASAIMDEIAAVS; this comes from the coding sequence ATGGCCGTGGTGAAAGATCTGCGCGACCGGATGATCGTCGCGCTCGACGTGCCGACGCTTCGCGAGGCCCATGACATCGTCGACAGGCTGGGCGATGTGGCGAGCTTCTACAAGATCGGCTATCGCCTCGCCTTCGCCGGCGGCTTCGGCCTGGCCGAAGAACTGGTGCGCGAGGGCAAGAAGGTCTTCCTCGACCTCAAGCTCCACGACATCGGCAACACGGTGCGGGAAGGGGTGGAATCGCTGTCGCGGCTCAACCTCAGCTTCCTCACAGTCCATGCCTATCCGCAGACCATGCGCGGCGCGGTTGAAGGGCGTCAGGACAAGGCGCTGCGCCTGCTCGCAGTCACGGCGCTCACCTCCTATGATGATGGCGACCTGCACGATGCGGGCTATCGCATGGCGGTGCGCGATCTGGTGCGCGTGCGCGCGCAGCAGGCCGCGATCACGGGAATCGACGGCATCGTCTGCTCCGCCGCCGAGGCGCAGATCGTGCGCGAGGCCATCAGGCCGCAGATGGTCATTGTCACGCCCGGCATCCGGCCTGCGGGCGCCGATAGTGGCGACCAGAAGCGCACGCTGACCCCAACCGAGGCCCTGCGCGCTGGCGTCGATCACATGGTGATCGGCCGGCCCATCATCCGCGCTGCAGATCCGCGCGCCGCCGCCAGCGCCATCATGGACGAGATCGCCGCCGTCTCGTAA
- a CDS encoding DUF1330 domain-containing protein: MPKGYVIARAIVTNASQWALYSAEAGKVIQQYGGRPLVRGGQMTIAEGEGRARNVVLEFESLEAARAYAFSPEYAAARKLREGAGHIDIVCVEGA, from the coding sequence ATGCCCAAGGGCTATGTCATCGCGCGCGCCATCGTCACCAACGCCAGCCAGTGGGCGCTGTATTCCGCAGAGGCGGGCAAGGTCATCCAGCAATATGGCGGCAGGCCGCTCGTGCGCGGCGGGCAGATGACCATCGCCGAAGGCGAGGGCCGCGCCCGCAATGTCGTGCTGGAGTTCGAGAGCCTGGAAGCTGCCAGGGCCTATGCGTTCTCGCCTGAATATGCCGCCGCCCGCAAGCTGCGCGAGGGCGCGGGCCATATCGACATCGTCTGCGTCGAAGGCGCCTGA
- a CDS encoding DUF1330 domain-containing protein — translation MAKGYWIARLDVHDQDAYARYRSLNAAAFARFGGRFLVRGGPYLLARGEGRQHNVVIEFPSGGAARACYESPEYQEALRHLLKACATDMLVIDGYDGPQPGDA, via the coding sequence ATGGCCAAGGGTTACTGGATCGCCCGCCTCGATGTGCATGATCAGGACGCCTATGCGCGCTACCGCTCGCTGAATGCAGCGGCCTTCGCCAGATTTGGCGGCCGCTTCCTCGTGCGTGGCGGGCCCTATCTCCTCGCCAGGGGCGAGGGCCGCCAGCATAATGTGGTGATCGAGTTTCCCAGCGGGGGGGCGGCGCGGGCCTGCTATGAATCGCCCGAATATCAGGAGGCGCTGCGCCACCTGCTCAAGGCCTGCGCCACCGACATGCTGGTCATCGATGGTTATGACGGTCCGCAGCCTGGCGACGCCTGA